One region of Fragaria vesca subsp. vesca linkage group LG4, FraVesHawaii_1.0, whole genome shotgun sequence genomic DNA includes:
- the LOC101312431 gene encoding protein PROTON GRADIENT REGULATION 5, chloroplastic-like, giving the protein MATSISATGFQGNLSSSFHGSWGSSIAGEDYSMLAKSVKTQVRVAKPSRAQPMMKNINEGKGLFAPIVVVARDVIGKKRFNQLRGKAIALHSQVITEFCKSIGADAKQRQGLIRLAKKNGEKLGFLA; this is encoded by the exons ATGGCAACTTCAATTTCTGCAACTGGGTTCCAAGGAAACTTGAGCTCCTCCTTCCATGGAAGTTGGGGAAGTTCAATTGCAGGTGAAGATTATAGCATGCTAGCCAAGTCAGTAAAAACCCAAGTGAGAGTTGCAAAGCCAAGCAGAGCACAACCCATGATGAAGAACATCAATGAAGGAAAGGGACTCTTTGCACCAATTGTAGTTGTTGCAAGAGACGTTATTGGGAAGAAGCGGTTCAATCAACTTAGGGGGAAGGCAATTGCTTTGCACTCTCAG GTAATCACCGAGTTCTGCAAATCCATAGGAGCTGATGCAAAGCAAAGGCAAGGGCTGATTCGGCTGGCAAAGAAGAATGGAGAAAAGCTAGGATTCCTTGCATGA
- the LOC101302158 gene encoding pentatricopeptide repeat-containing protein At1g80550, mitochondrial-like, translating to MGGEGSSHVCFVFHFYTMLSSRTAQRLRPFLLPHTQTLVFSSLPTKPISIPNPTDPYPQPSSPIYDHTTVRETLSSYCNDWKKALDFFIWVESQPHFQHTTETYNRLLDILGKYFEFELCWDLVHKMKQNPLCVPDHTTFRIMFKRYVSAHLVKEAIDTYNKLDEFGLKDETSYCNLVDALCEHKHVIEAQELCSWKNKELGFDRSTKLHNIILRGWSKMGWWGKCRDFWEEMDRRGVCKDLHSYSIYMDIMCKSGKAWKAVKLYKEVKRKRIKLDVVAYNTVIGAVGASEGVDFAIRILREMKELGCDPNIVTYNTIIKLLCENMRVREAFSMLRVMSKNSCGPDVITYQIIFKYLEKPNEILRLFDRMIESGVQPRMDTYVMIMRKFGRWGFLRPMFIVWQKMEKLGCSPNESAYNALIDALVEKGMLDMARKYDEEMIAKGLPTRPRVELGTKLVSNEFDEG from the coding sequence ATGGGAGGAGAAGGATCATCCCATGTTTGTTTTGTTTTTCACTTCTATACAATGCTCTCTTCCCGAACCGCTCAACGCCTCAGACCCTTTCTTCTTCCCCACACTCAAACCCTCGTATTCTCCTCACTCCCCACCAAACCCATCTCAATTCCCAATCCAACAGACCCATACCCACAACCATCTTCACCAATTTACGACCACACCACTGTTCGTGAAACCCTCTCTTCTTACTGCAATGACTGGAAGAAAGCCCTCGACTTTTTCATCTGGGTCGAGTCCCAGCCCCACTTCCAACACACCACCGAAACCTACAACCGACTTCTCGACATTCTCGGTAAGTACTTCGAGTTTGAGCTTTGTTGGGACTTAGTTCACAAAATGAAACAGAACCCACTTTGTGTTCCTGACCACACCACATTTCGTATAATGTTTAAGAGATATGTTTCTGCACATCTTGTAAAAGAAGCTATAGATACTTATAATAAGTTGGATGAGTTTGGTTTGAAGGATGAGACTTCTTATTGCAATCTCGTTGATGCTCTTTGTGAGCATAAGCATGTGATTGAGGCCCAAGAGTTGTGTTCTTGGAAGAACAAGGAATTGGGTTTTGATAGGAGTACTAAATTACATAATATAATTCTTCGCGGGTGGTCGAAAATGGGGTGGTGGGGGAAGTGTAGGGATTTTTGGGAAGAGATGGATAGAAGAGGTGTTTGTAAGGATTTGCATTCGTATTCGATATATATGGATATAATGTGTAAGAGTGGGAAGGCGTGGAAGGCGGTGAAGTTGTATAAGGAGGTGAAGAGGAAACGGATTAAGCTGGATGTGGTGGCGTATAATACAGTTATTGGAGCTGTTGGTGCTTCTGAGGGGGTTGATTTTGCAATTCGGATCTTAAGGGAGATGAAGGAATTGGGATGTGACCCCAATATTGTGACATATAATACGATTATAAAGCTTTTGTGTGAGAATATGAGAGTCAGGGAGGCATTCTCGATGCTTCGAGTAATGTCTAAGAACAGTTGTGGCCCGGATGTTATTACTTACCAAATCATTTTTAAGTATCTGGAGAAGCCAAATGAGATTCTTAGGCTGTTTGATAGGATGATTGAAAGTGGGGTTCAGCCGAGAATGGACACTTATGTGATGATTATGAGGAAGTTTGGGAGATGGGGCTTCCTTAGACCAATGTTTATTGTGTGGCAGAAGATGGAAAAACTTGGGTGTAGTCCTAATGAGTCTGCTTACAATGCTTTAATAGATGCTCTGGTGGAAAAGGGTATGTTAGACATGGCTAGGAAGTACGATGAAGAGATGATAGCAAAGGGGCTTCCAACTAGGCCAAGGGTGGAGTTGGGGACAAAACTGGTGAGTAATGAATTTGATGAAGGGTAA